The genomic region TTCACAAACTTTAGTTTTAGCGATCGCTTGCTCGATCTCCGTGGATGGGATGGCTGCCTCTATCGCTTTGAACACATCACTACTTTGTATCGTAGGAGACAACAATGAGAAATCCTTCAGATGCACTACACTCACTTTCCATTCTTGGGAACAATGCTTAATTTACAACACTTTGAGCCTTAACTGAACCGTAGTGCTGCTAAAACGCTGGGTGAGTTTTATACAAGGACATTACAGATTATCGAAGGGCAGAAAATTGTAAATCAAGCTCCGTACAACGTTATTCGCCATCCTGGATATCTTGGAACATTACTGATGGAGATAGGCGCGGGATTAGCTGTTACGAATTGGGTTGTGTTGATAGCTATTGTAGTTATCGGAATTACGTCACGAGCTTACCGAATTGGTGTAGAAGAGAAGATGCTAGAAGCAAGTTTTGGAGAAGAATACAAGATATATGCAGACAAAACTTGGAAATTAGTTCCGTTTCTGTATTAAAGCTATAGCCAGCGGTATTTCACCTATAGATTGTGGCAAACGAGAGTTCAAAGGGGGTAGGATCGTAGCGAGACACAATGATGACAGGGCGCGTCTTGGCTGCAAGTCCTAAATCAGCCAGCCACATCTCACCTGGTTTTAGGTTCATCAATCAAATCCAACACTTCTTGTTCAACTGCTCTAGAACGAAGAATATCTAAAGCGTCTTGGTCTGCCAGTTCAATAATCTCCACCAGGTATTGTCTCACCTGATGAGCGATATCAGGTTGCCATTGGCGCAGTTTTATGTCGAGTTCTCGGACTAAAGCATCCATTTCAAGTTCTCACGACAGGATACGATATTTGATTCTATGTTAATGTGTCAACCAGTAGGCTAATACTGCATGAGAGCAGGCAGGCGAAAATCTCGTGCTTCGTTTCAAGGTATTTGCCACCACTGAAACACGCTGTTACTAAATAAATCTAGAGCAAGATCGTTCAAGACTGAATTTGCCCCCACTAACTAAACTAATGCTGTAGCGGATTCGAGAAAGGTCAATGCATGAGTTTTTGAAAGGCATTCATCGCGCCTTGGGGGTGGGAGTTGGCTATTTCCCCGTGGCAATGAGTTTTGGGGCGCTGGCAACTGGGGTAGGTGTATCCACATCAGCCGCGGTTACGATGTCTGTTTGGGTTTATGCTGGTGCTGCCCAATTTGCCGCTTTGGAAGGAATAAAGCAAGATTTATTCTGGGGAAGTATCGTGCTGACGATGCTGTTGATTAATTTGCGACATATTCCGATGAGTCTGGCTAGTAACCGGGTTTTCAACAGTTTTGGGCTGGGACAACGGTTATTTCTGGCTCACGGGCTTACAGATGAGGCTTTTGCTGTAGATATTACTAGCAAACCGCGATCGCATTTCTACTATTTCGGCATCCATATTCTATGTTGGTTGAGTTGGATTTCTGGAACTTGGTTGGGATGTCAAATCGGGGCAAAGTTACCCGTACAGTGGTTGAGTTTCGCTTTGCCGAGTTTGTTTATCTGTCTTCTAGTTGATAGTATTGGCGATCGCCTCAGCCGAGAGTGGTTGGTAGTGGCGATCGGTGTTGGTTTGGTACTGGTAACTCAAGGTTGGGGAACTTTGGGTTTTTTATTGTCGATTTTCGGGGTTACTTGCTTGGCTGCGTTGTTGCCCAAAATTTATCAGTAGTTGCAAAAGGTCTTTTTTATGTCACGCAAAGACGCAAAGACGCAAAGTTAAGAACGCTAAGAAAGGGTGAAGTTTAGATGCATGTTTGGTGGATTATTTTATTGGCTGGTTTGGGTACTTTCTTGATGCGAAGTGTCGGTATTTGGGTAAGGACACGGCTGCAAGCGAATTGGTTAGATAAAATTGGTTTTGCGGTAATTTTGGTGATGGCTACTAGTAGCGTGGCTGATTTGGGACAGTCAAGTGTAGAAATTTGGGGGGCGATCGCTGCAAGTATAGTTGTTGTAGTTGCAAGTATTATCAAGCTACCGTTTCTCCTACGTATCGCCTTTGGTTGTCTTGTCTTTGGCGCGATCGCTAGCCTGTAGTTAAACTAATATACTGTATGGGCGGCGGGTTTACCAATCGACTCCGATTTCGACCTATATTCTAGGTAAACCCGCCCCTACTTTTGACTTTTAACTTTTGACTTTTGACTTTTTCAGCCTTTCTTCATCTGCCACAAGGGAAGTTTCAAAATCGGGTCAATTTGTATGCCTTGAAGTCCTTTTTGGGCAAAAACGTAGTCTTTATTTTGAACTAGAGGAATAATTGGCACGTCTTGGGCGATCGCATCTTGAATTTCGCCAAAGATTTTTGCCCGCGCTTGCGGATCTTGTGCTTGGCGCTGTTGGGCAATTAACTTGTTCATGCGATCGCTGTAGTAGAACGAACCTTGGCTTTGACTAGCACCGTTCTCGCAACCGCTAGCATCGCCTTTAGGACAACTTAAAAATGGTTGAATATAGTTATCAGGATCGCCAAAGTCGGGATACCAATCTTGTAAAATTGCCTGATATGCTCCTTTGGCTTGGTTGGCGAAAAAGGTAGCTGATTCTTCTGGTTGGGGCAGAATTTGAATGATTCCTTCGAGTTTCTGCGCTGCGTATCCCCTCAGAGTACCAGCTATTTGTTCCCGAATTAGGGAATAACCAGGATAAACGACTTGTAATTTTAATGGGTTCTCTTTGGTGTATCCGGCTTTGGCTAATAGTGCTTTTGCCTTCTCCACATTCCCGTCACCATAAGCCGATTGAAACACGGGTTTGTAACTGTCGAAAGTATCGGGCAACATACTGTAAAGTGGTTGTGCCTGATTTTGATAAAC from Chroococcidiopsis sp. SAG 2025 harbors:
- a CDS encoding AzlC family ABC transporter permease, with the protein product MHEFLKGIHRALGVGVGYFPVAMSFGALATGVGVSTSAAVTMSVWVYAGAAQFAALEGIKQDLFWGSIVLTMLLINLRHIPMSLASNRVFNSFGLGQRLFLAHGLTDEAFAVDITSKPRSHFYYFGIHILCWLSWISGTWLGCQIGAKLPVQWLSFALPSLFICLLVDSIGDRLSREWLVVAIGVGLVLVTQGWGTLGFLLSIFGVTCLAALLPKIYQ
- a CDS encoding isoprenylcysteine carboxylmethyltransferase family protein, with protein sequence MNRSAAKTLGEFYTRTLQIIEGQKIVNQAPYNVIRHPGYLGTLLMEIGAGLAVTNWVVLIAIVVIGITSRAYRIGVEEKMLEASFGEEYKIYADKTWKLVPFLY
- a CDS encoding AzlD domain-containing protein, encoding MHVWWIILLAGLGTFLMRSVGIWVRTRLQANWLDKIGFAVILVMATSSVADLGQSSVEIWGAIAASIVVVVASIIKLPFLLRIAFGCLVFGAIASL